The Leguminivora glycinivorella isolate SPB_JAAS2020 chromosome 1, LegGlyc_1.1, whole genome shotgun sequence genome includes a region encoding these proteins:
- the LOC125231582 gene encoding trypsin, alkaline C-like, with protein MSIATRTMRALVFFALLGLAAAAHKNPQRIVGGTPTTVDNYPYITNMQYLLWGTFWEQYCGGSLINSRSVLSAAHCYEGDRANEWRVRLGTSQASSGGVEHLVSQLILHSGYSSATLNHDIAIIRLSTPASFSNNIAVVSVGGANYNLPDGTVVTTLGWGTLSSNGQAPEQLQHVDINIINQEYCASQYAWLKTQPGFSRWPDITDNMLCAGIQHIGGKDACQGDSGGPLVHPAEPNHVIVGIVSWGYQCARAEFPGVNARVSRYTDWIVANA; from the exons ATGTCGATAGCCACCAGAACCATGCGTGCTTTGGTCTTCTTCGCCCTTCTGGGCTTGGCCGCAG CGGCCCATAAGAACCCACAACGTATCGTGGGGGGCACTCCCACCACCGTGGACAACTACCCCTACATCACCAACATGCAGTACTTGCTGTGGGGCACGTTCTGGGAACAGTATTGCGGAGGATCCCTCATCAACTCCCGGTCCGTCCTCTCAGCGGCCCATTGCTACGA GGGTGATCGTGCCAACGAGTGGCGTGTTCGCCTCGGCACCTCGCAGGCATCGAGCGGCGGCGTCGAGCACCTAGTGTCCCAGTTGATTCTGCATTCCGGCTACAGCAGCGCCACCCTCAACCACGACATCGCCATCATCCGCCTCTCCACCCCCGCCTCCTTCAGCAACAACATCGCTGTTGTGAGCGTCGGCGGCGCCAACTACAACCTCCCCGATGGCACCGTAGTCACCACCCTCGGATGGGGCACCCTCTCC AGCAACGGTCAAGCTCCTGAGCAGCTCCAGCATGTGGACATCAACATCATCAACCAAGAATACTGCGCCTCCCAGTACGCCTGGCTGAAGACCCAACCCGGCTTCTCGCGCTGGCCCGACATAACCGACAACATGCTGTGCGCCGGCATCCAGCACATCGGAGGCAAGGACGCCTGCCAGGGCGACTCCGGCGGCCCGCTCGTGCACCCTGCTGAGCCCAACCACGTGATTGTCGGCATCGTGTCCTGGGGCTACCAGTGCGCCCGCGCCGAATTCCCCGGTGTCAACGCCCGCGTCAGCAGATACACCGACTGGATCGTCGCCAACGCCTAA